One window of Rasiella rasia genomic DNA carries:
- the hisF gene encoding imidazole glycerol phosphate synthase subunit HisF — translation MLAKRIIPCLDIKEGRTVKGVHFKNLQDAGDPIALAKYYSENGADELVFLDISATEEKRKTLAKLVREVAKTISIPFTVGGGIASVEDVAILLKNGADKVAVNSAAIRNPQLINDLVAAFGTQCIVIAIDAKKLNEEWIVHLVGGKVATKLKLFDWAKEVEQRGAGEILFTSMDHDGTKNGFANEALAELSQLVNIPVIASGGAGTSSHFVATFKEGRADAALAASVFHFKEIEISAVKEALKKQGISIRL, via the coding sequence ATGCTGGCTAAGAGAATTATACCCTGTTTAGACATAAAAGAAGGACGCACGGTAAAAGGAGTACACTTTAAAAACCTTCAAGACGCTGGAGATCCTATTGCTTTGGCGAAGTATTATTCTGAAAATGGAGCCGATGAGTTGGTGTTTTTAGATATTTCGGCTACAGAAGAAAAGCGAAAAACCCTAGCTAAATTAGTACGTGAGGTGGCAAAAACCATTTCCATTCCTTTTACTGTAGGTGGTGGAATCGCTTCGGTAGAGGATGTAGCTATCTTGTTGAAAAATGGAGCCGATAAAGTTGCTGTCAATTCTGCTGCCATTCGCAATCCGCAGCTCATAAACGATTTAGTTGCTGCCTTTGGAACTCAATGTATTGTAATTGCTATTGACGCAAAGAAACTAAATGAAGAATGGATTGTGCATCTAGTAGGTGGTAAAGTGGCAACCAAGTTAAAATTGTTTGATTGGGCAAAAGAAGTAGAGCAAAGGGGTGCAGGAGAGATACTATTCACCTCTATGGATCATGATGGAACGAAAAACGGTTTTGCAAACGAGGCTTTAGCAGAACTTTCGCAATTGGTAAACATTCCAGTTATTGCTTCTGGAGGAGCAGGAACAAGTTCACATTTTGTAGCGACTTTTAAAGAAGGTAGGGCAGATGCGGCGCTGGCGGCAAGCGTTTTTCATTTCAAAGAAATAGAAATTTCAGCAGTAAAAGAAGCATTAAAAAAACAAGGAATCTCAATTCGATTATAA
- the hisA gene encoding 1-(5-phosphoribosyl)-5-[(5-phosphoribosylamino)methylideneamino]imidazole-4-carboxamide isomerase yields MKIIPAIDIIDGKCVRLSKGDYNTKKIYNEQPLEIAKQFEAHGITNLHLVDLDGAKSKHVVNYKVLEQIATKTSLHIDFGGGLKSDDDLRIVFNSGADQVTGGSIAVKAPETFRRWIASYGADRIILGADTKEGWIAVNGWQEDSKEAVIPFIQKYQQEGIATVICTDISKDGMLQGPSFSLYKDILSVCSAPAKKNTNNSFKLIASGGVKTFDELPRLEEMGCAGTIIGKAIYENRISLKQLENYIINAG; encoded by the coding sequence ATGAAAATTATACCAGCAATAGATATTATAGACGGTAAGTGTGTTCGTTTAAGCAAGGGCGATTATAACACAAAAAAGATATACAATGAGCAGCCACTAGAGATTGCTAAACAGTTTGAGGCACATGGAATCACCAATCTGCATTTGGTAGATCTAGACGGTGCTAAGAGTAAGCACGTTGTTAATTACAAAGTTTTAGAGCAAATTGCTACAAAAACATCGCTACATATTGATTTTGGCGGCGGATTAAAAAGTGACGATGATCTTCGTATTGTATTTAATAGTGGTGCAGATCAGGTGACAGGCGGAAGTATTGCTGTAAAGGCTCCTGAGACGTTTAGGCGTTGGATTGCTTCCTATGGGGCTGATAGAATAATATTAGGCGCAGATACTAAAGAAGGATGGATTGCAGTAAACGGCTGGCAAGAAGATAGTAAGGAAGCAGTAATACCGTTTATTCAAAAATATCAACAAGAGGGAATCGCAACTGTAATCTGTACAGACATAAGTAAAGACGGTATGTTGCAAGGTCCATCCTTTAGTTTGTACAAAGACATACTATCAGTATGTAGCGCACCTGCTAAAAAGAATACTAACAACTCTTTTAAGCTTATTGCTTCTGGGGGTGTTAAAACCTTTGATGAGCTACCTAGACTTGAAGAAATGGGTTGTGCTGGTACTATCATTGGCAAAGCTATTTACGAAAACAGAATATCATTAAAACAACTAGAAAACTACATTATAAATGCTGGCTAA
- the hisH gene encoding imidazole glycerol phosphate synthase subunit HisH: MKIVIIDYGAGNIKSVQFAIERLGYQAILSNSITEIKNADKVIFPGVGEASSAMNKLKDVGLDKEIPNLTNPLLGICLGMQLMCEATEEGNTKGLGIFHTSVIKFSSMLKVPQIGWNTIQNLQGDLFQGISEDTYMYAVHSYYAPLCKETIAITKYGVPYAAALQKDNFYGTQFHPEKSGSKGEMLLANFLNL, from the coding sequence ATGAAAATAGTAATAATAGACTACGGTGCCGGAAATATAAAGAGCGTTCAATTTGCCATAGAACGTTTGGGATATCAGGCGATTTTAAGTAATAGCATAACCGAAATTAAGAATGCAGATAAAGTGATATTTCCAGGGGTAGGTGAGGCGAGTAGTGCAATGAACAAGCTTAAAGACGTGGGCTTAGACAAGGAAATCCCGAATTTAACAAATCCGTTGTTGGGCATTTGCCTCGGGATGCAATTAATGTGTGAGGCTACAGAAGAAGGTAACACAAAAGGGCTTGGTATTTTTCATACCTCAGTTATTAAGTTTTCTTCTATGCTGAAAGTTCCGCAGATTGGCTGGAATACTATTCAGAACCTCCAGGGTGACTTGTTTCAGGGAATTTCCGAAGACACCTATATGTATGCTGTACATAGTTATTATGCTCCATTATGTAAAGAGACCATAGCAATAACAAAATACGGAGTGCCATATGCCGCAGCTTTGCAAAAAGATAACTTTTATGGGACTCAGTTTCATCCCGAAAAAAGCGGAAGCAAAGGTGAAATGCTGCTAGCCAATTTTTTAAACCTTTAA
- the hisB gene encoding bifunctional histidinol-phosphatase/imidazoleglycerol-phosphate dehydratase HisB → MKKVLFIDRDGTIIKETADEQIDAFEKMVFYPKAFTYLGKIARELDYELVMITNQDGLGTAAFPEETFWPVHNFILKSFENEGVVFDAVFLDKTFPHENANTRKPGTGLLTEYMNGSYDLANSFVIGDRLTDIELAKNLGAKGIFINDDTHLGTTEITVNREDLGNCIALETNDWEKIYEFLKLKDRVATSIRNTNETKIAITLNLDGTGNASINTGISFFDHMLEQIARHGAMDLDISVVGDLDVDEHHTIEDTAIALGEVFHKALANKVGIERYGFCLPMDDCLAQVAIDFGGRSWLVWEAEFKREMIGKMPTEMFFHFFKSFTDAAKANLNIKAEGANEHHKIESIFKAFARAIKAAKQRDVTKMILPSTKGMLS, encoded by the coding sequence ATGAAAAAAGTACTTTTTATAGATCGAGACGGAACAATTATTAAAGAAACAGCAGACGAGCAAATAGATGCTTTTGAAAAGATGGTATTTTATCCTAAGGCATTTACCTATTTAGGTAAAATCGCTCGAGAGCTAGATTATGAACTTGTTATGATTACCAATCAGGATGGGTTGGGTACAGCTGCATTTCCGGAAGAAACTTTTTGGCCCGTACACAACTTTATTTTGAAAAGCTTCGAGAACGAAGGGGTAGTGTTTGATGCAGTGTTTTTAGATAAAACATTTCCGCATGAGAATGCAAATACCAGAAAACCAGGAACAGGATTGCTCACTGAGTATATGAATGGAAGCTATGATTTAGCAAACTCATTTGTGATAGGTGATAGGTTAACCGATATAGAACTAGCTAAAAATTTAGGTGCTAAAGGAATTTTTATAAATGATGATACGCATCTTGGTACTACGGAGATTACCGTAAATCGAGAAGATTTAGGCAATTGCATCGCTTTAGAAACCAACGATTGGGAGAAGATCTATGAATTTTTAAAATTAAAAGATCGTGTAGCTACTAGTATTCGAAATACAAACGAAACTAAGATCGCCATCACCTTGAATTTGGATGGAACTGGCAACGCTAGTATTAACACTGGTATTTCTTTTTTTGACCATATGCTAGAGCAAATTGCGCGTCATGGTGCCATGGACTTAGATATTTCGGTAGTAGGCGATTTAGACGTAGATGAGCATCACACCATTGAAGATACAGCAATAGCTTTAGGGGAAGTATTCCATAAGGCATTGGCGAATAAAGTTGGCATTGAGCGCTACGGATTCTGCCTACCTATGGATGATTGTCTTGCGCAGGTGGCTATAGACTTTGGCGGGAGAAGTTGGCTGGTATGGGAGGCAGAATTTAAGAGAGAAATGATTGGTAAAATGCCTACTGAGATGTTCTTTCATTTCTTTAAGAGCTTTACTGATGCTGCTAAGGCGAACTTAAATATAAAGGCAGAAGGTGCAAATGAACATCACAAAATTGAATCAATTTTTAAGGCGTTTGCGCGGGCGATAAAAGCAGCAAAACAAAGAGACGTAACCAAAATGATTTTACCAAGTACAAAAGGAATGTTATCATGA
- the hisC gene encoding histidinol-phosphate transaminase, whose amino-acid sequence MKKRLETQRLVRSNVLNMRAYSSARNEFKSAGDDFIFMDANENPFENGLNRYPDPNQSQLKKTLASLKGVSPSQILLGNGSDEVLDLLFRAYCEPKLDAVITLPPTYGMYKVLANLNAVKILQAPLNENFEIDIASVLKAVTEHTKIIFLCSPNNPTGNVIEANKIKFLLSNFNGLVVIDEAYIDFCETESWITYLNDFSNLVVTQTFSKAFGMAGIRLGVCYAGTAIISVLHKIKPPYNVNALTQQAALNLLDKMPKVEKEIDKIKRNRGMLSDNLERLTFVKKVFPSQANFLLIEVDDAQKRYHQLIEKGIVIRNRTNEYGCKNMLRITVGTEKENKELIKTMRLLQN is encoded by the coding sequence ATGAAAAAAAGACTTGAAACCCAGCGTTTGGTGCGTTCTAATGTTTTAAACATGCGGGCGTATAGCAGCGCACGAAATGAATTTAAAAGTGCGGGCGATGATTTCATTTTTATGGACGCAAATGAAAATCCGTTTGAGAACGGATTAAATCGGTACCCAGATCCCAATCAGTCACAACTTAAGAAAACGCTTGCTTCTTTAAAAGGGGTTTCTCCTTCTCAGATACTTTTAGGAAATGGTAGTGACGAGGTGTTAGATTTACTGTTTAGAGCATACTGTGAGCCTAAGTTAGATGCTGTTATTACGTTGCCGCCAACCTATGGTATGTATAAGGTTTTAGCGAATCTAAACGCTGTTAAAATTCTTCAGGCACCCTTGAATGAAAACTTTGAAATAGATATCGCATCAGTGTTGAAAGCAGTTACTGAACACACAAAAATTATCTTCTTGTGCTCGCCTAATAATCCAACCGGCAATGTGATTGAAGCTAACAAAATTAAGTTCCTTCTTAGCAATTTTAACGGGTTGGTGGTTATCGATGAGGCTTACATTGATTTTTGCGAGACAGAAAGCTGGATTACTTATTTAAATGATTTTTCAAACTTAGTTGTTACACAAACATTCTCTAAAGCTTTTGGAATGGCTGGAATACGATTAGGTGTCTGTTATGCGGGAACAGCAATTATTTCGGTTTTGCATAAAATTAAGCCTCCATACAATGTAAACGCATTAACTCAACAAGCGGCTCTAAATCTTCTAGATAAGATGCCTAAGGTTGAAAAGGAAATCGATAAGATAAAACGAAATAGGGGTATGCTAAGCGACAATTTAGAGCGACTAACGTTTGTAAAAAAGGTATTTCCATCACAAGCTAATTTTCTATTGATTGAAGTAGACGATGCGCAAAAACGCTATCACCAATTGATAGAGAAGGGTATCGTAATACGAAACCGTACCAACGAATATGGCTGTAAAAACATGCTACGTATAACTGTTGGAACTGAAAAGGAAAATAAGGAATTAATTAAAACAATGCGATTGTTACAAAACTAA
- the hisD gene encoding histidinol dehydrogenase, with product MKKYINPKKSAWPQLLQRPTRALNDLETTISEIFSEVQRKGDIAVATYTQKFDGVTINNSQVSEEEINAATISEALKKAILLAKDNIETFHKAQKTATVRVETMPGVVCWQEKRPIKKVGLYIPGGTAPLFSTILMLAIPAKLAGCTEIVLCTPPSKDGTIHPAILFTAALCGITKLYKVGGVQAISAMTFGTETIPAVYKIFGPGNQFVTAAKQRATNYGVAIDMPAGPSELLVFADETAIPAFVASDLLSQAEHGIDSQVMLVSTSEIVLNNIMIEVETQLDKLPRKEIAKQALLGSKSIVVSSEEEAIELINQYAPEHCTIIAKKEAFFVQNIQNAGSVFIGNYTPESAGDYASGTNHTLPTNGYSKQYSGVNLDSFLKSVTFQKISEKGIEALGPFIEIMADAEGLQAHKNAVSLRLASIRNNAPTRETLNNR from the coding sequence TTGAAAAAATATATAAATCCGAAAAAATCGGCTTGGCCGCAACTGTTACAACGACCAACACGTGCTTTAAACGACTTAGAAACTACAATTTCTGAAATATTTTCAGAGGTGCAGCGTAAGGGTGATATTGCGGTAGCCACGTATACCCAAAAATTTGATGGCGTTACTATTAATAATAGTCAAGTTTCAGAAGAAGAAATAAATGCTGCGACCATTTCCGAAGCTTTAAAAAAGGCAATACTGCTAGCCAAAGACAATATTGAAACATTTCATAAGGCTCAAAAAACAGCGACGGTTCGGGTAGAAACAATGCCTGGAGTTGTATGTTGGCAAGAAAAAAGACCAATTAAAAAAGTGGGACTCTATATTCCCGGTGGCACTGCGCCGTTATTTTCTACAATTCTTATGCTGGCAATACCTGCGAAGTTGGCTGGGTGTACTGAGATAGTACTTTGCACACCTCCTAGCAAGGACGGAACTATTCATCCTGCAATTTTGTTTACGGCTGCCTTATGTGGAATTACCAAACTCTACAAGGTGGGAGGCGTACAGGCCATTTCGGCTATGACATTCGGAACCGAAACTATTCCTGCGGTGTATAAAATTTTTGGTCCAGGGAATCAGTTTGTTACTGCGGCTAAACAACGAGCCACGAACTATGGGGTTGCAATAGATATGCCTGCCGGACCTAGCGAATTGTTGGTATTTGCAGACGAGACGGCAATTCCGGCTTTTGTTGCTTCAGATTTACTTAGCCAGGCAGAACACGGCATAGATAGTCAGGTTATGTTAGTGAGTACTTCGGAAATCGTACTAAATAACATAATGATTGAGGTTGAAACACAACTTGACAAACTACCACGTAAAGAAATTGCAAAACAGGCACTACTTGGTTCTAAGTCTATTGTAGTTTCATCAGAGGAGGAGGCGATTGAATTAATAAATCAATATGCTCCAGAGCATTGTACCATCATTGCCAAGAAGGAAGCATTTTTTGTTCAGAATATTCAAAATGCGGGTTCTGTTTTTATTGGTAATTACACCCCAGAAAGTGCTGGTGATTATGCTTCAGGAACCAATCATACGCTACCTACCAATGGATACTCTAAACAGTACAGTGGTGTAAATTTAGACAGCTTTTTGAAAAGTGTAACATTTCAGAAAATTTCAGAAAAAGGCATTGAAGCGCTTGGTCCGTTTATAGAAATTATGGCAGATGCAGAAGGACTGCAGGCGCATAAAAATGCTGTTAGCTTACGTTTAGCCAGTATAAGAAATAACGCTCCAACCAGGGAGACTTTAAACAATAGGTGA
- the hisG gene encoding ATP phosphoribosyltransferase, whose protein sequence is MNKLKIAVQKSGRLHNDSLQLLKECGIAIDNGRDQLKVTATNFPLEIYYLRNGDIPQYLKDGVVDCAIIGENVLVEKACDISIVEKLGFSKCRVSLAIPKTDAYANVADLQGKRIATSYPVTTTNYLASKGVSAELHMINGSVEIAPNIGLADAICDIVSSGSTLFKNNLKEVEVMMKSEAVLAVSPSILAPQAALLNKLQFRIQAVLKGRASRYVLLNAPNEKLAEIVSILPGMKSPTILPLAEEGWSSIHSVVHQEVFWEVIDQLKVAGAEGILVCPIEKMVL, encoded by the coding sequence ATAAACAAACTAAAAATTGCAGTACAGAAGTCGGGACGCTTACATAATGACTCCTTGCAACTGTTAAAAGAATGCGGGATCGCTATAGATAACGGTCGTGATCAATTAAAGGTAACGGCAACAAATTTTCCGTTAGAGATTTATTATCTGCGTAATGGCGATATTCCACAATACTTGAAAGATGGCGTAGTAGATTGTGCCATCATAGGTGAAAACGTACTTGTAGAAAAAGCTTGTGATATATCCATAGTTGAAAAGCTAGGGTTTTCAAAGTGCCGCGTGTCTTTGGCAATTCCAAAAACTGATGCCTATGCTAATGTAGCCGATTTGCAAGGAAAACGTATTGCAACGTCGTATCCAGTTACCACAACGAACTATCTAGCATCTAAAGGGGTTAGTGCCGAGTTACACATGATTAATGGAAGCGTAGAGATTGCGCCTAACATAGGATTGGCAGATGCCATATGTGATATTGTAAGTAGTGGTAGTACGTTGTTTAAAAATAACCTTAAAGAGGTTGAAGTAATGATGAAGAGTGAGGCCGTTTTAGCAGTGTCGCCCAGTATTTTAGCGCCACAAGCAGCATTACTCAATAAATTACAATTTCGAATTCAAGCGGTTTTAAAGGGTCGTGCTTCAAGATATGTACTATTAAACGCACCCAATGAGAAACTAGCTGAAATAGTGTCTATTTTGCCCGGAATGAAGAGTCCTACCATTTTACCGCTTGCTGAAGAAGGTTGGAGCAGCATACACTCTGTAGTACATCAAGAAGTCTTTTGGGAAGTGATAGATCAGCTTAAGGTTGCTGGCGCTGAAGGTATTTTAGTCTGCCCAATCGAAAAAATGGTACTGTAA
- a CDS encoding OmpA family protein — MKNFVIAFCVFLVWSFFGLWLYYWLQDENNQLQSKNIERVKNDTPALDTLSISEATENIQNRQPNLNNTTNAVKDSGVLNKTLNAYTPDGDILFSYAQTIEIAKNIVDVSIPQATKDFKYKLNNYFVEHPNTELHITSQYSAEENTISPNIGIQRGNKLKNILVETGIPATNIVVKPHITPIDFKIDGTYSRAFSFLFQPLNLERLEAIKNNIPETKIIYPRFSTSGVLQSPELETLLAEVKVALDNNPDVTVEVIGHTDNVGNANDNYHRGLEFARQVRWYLVAKGPINRNRIRASSLGESEAIASNNTEKGRNLNQRIEIRFTD, encoded by the coding sequence ATGAAGAACTTTGTTATCGCTTTCTGCGTGTTCCTCGTATGGTCCTTTTTTGGGCTTTGGCTGTATTATTGGCTTCAGGATGAAAACAATCAGCTACAAAGTAAGAACATAGAACGGGTAAAAAATGATACGCCTGCTCTCGATACGTTATCTATTTCCGAAGCAACAGAAAATATTCAGAACCGTCAACCAAATCTAAATAATACTACAAATGCTGTCAAGGACAGCGGTGTTTTAAACAAAACGCTGAATGCATACACGCCAGATGGCGATATCTTGTTTAGTTACGCTCAAACCATTGAGATTGCTAAGAATATTGTAGATGTTAGCATTCCACAAGCGACAAAAGACTTCAAGTACAAACTCAACAATTACTTTGTAGAGCACCCAAATACAGAATTGCATATTACTTCTCAATACAGTGCCGAAGAAAATACCATATCTCCAAACATAGGTATTCAGCGAGGTAACAAGCTAAAAAACATTCTTGTTGAAACTGGTATTCCCGCTACTAATATTGTTGTTAAGCCGCATATCACACCTATAGACTTTAAAATAGACGGTACGTATAGTCGTGCCTTTTCATTTTTATTTCAGCCTTTAAACCTAGAACGCTTGGAGGCTATAAAAAATAATATTCCTGAAACAAAAATCATTTATCCTCGTTTTTCAACTTCAGGAGTGCTACAAAGTCCCGAACTTGAAACATTATTAGCTGAAGTGAAGGTTGCACTAGATAACAATCCAGATGTAACTGTTGAGGTTATCGGACACACAGACAATGTAGGAAATGCCAACGACAACTATCACCGCGGACTAGAATTTGCACGCCAAGTTCGTTGGTATCTAGTGGCAAAAGGACCAATAAATAGGAATCGCATACGCGCTTCCTCCTTAGGTGAGAGCGAGGCTATTGCAAGTAATAATACCGAAAAAGGACGAAACTTAAACCAACGAATAGAAATTAGATTTACAGATTAA
- a CDS encoding sodium:solute symporter family protein, with protein MPLATLDWILIGSFFAIFLLIGILVAKRSGKNTKEFFLSGRNMPWWLLGISMVATTFSADTPNLVTDIVRQNGVSGNWVWWTFLLTGMLTVFVYAKLWRRSKVLTDLEFYEMRYSGKEAAFLRGFRALYLGVFFNVMIMASVCLAAIKIGGILFNLQPWECVLYASIITVVYSSFGGLRGVIFTDFLQFIVAMIGSVWAAYHIVNMKEIGGLDKLLAHENVADKLNFLPDFSDTSSLLVLLIIPIAVQWWSVWYPGAEPGGGGYIAQRMLSAKDEKNAIGATLLFNVAHYALRPWPWILIALASLVMYPELTDIGDKFPNAVMGHDLGYPAMLAELPPGLLGIVVASLIAAFMSTISTHLNWGSSYISLDFYKRFIKPTASEKELVGIGRLSTVVLMFLSALLALALSSALSTFAILLQIGAGTGLIFILRWFWWRVNAYSEITGMIVSFVMALFFEFTNFGLEDYEKLVIGVAITTVSWIVVTLLTRPTDTKTLAQFYNTVTPYGNGWKPFKKVAANASLPLKKTNDVFTIDLASMLLGIVFVYTSLFATGYVIYGNITGAAILIGIAIISGVTIFSLWKKRKRT; from the coding sequence ATGCCATTAGCCACTCTAGATTGGATTTTAATTGGTTCATTCTTTGCCATATTCCTACTTATCGGAATTCTAGTGGCAAAACGCTCTGGAAAAAACACCAAAGAATTTTTTCTATCAGGTCGCAATATGCCATGGTGGCTACTAGGAATTTCTATGGTAGCAACTACCTTCTCTGCAGATACACCCAACTTAGTAACAGACATTGTAAGGCAAAATGGCGTTTCTGGAAATTGGGTTTGGTGGACGTTCCTACTCACAGGGATGCTTACCGTTTTTGTATATGCAAAACTTTGGCGACGAAGTAAAGTTTTAACCGACTTAGAATTTTATGAAATGCGCTATAGCGGTAAAGAAGCTGCCTTTTTACGCGGATTTAGAGCACTGTACTTAGGGGTGTTTTTTAATGTAATGATTATGGCTTCTGTATGTTTGGCAGCCATAAAGATTGGTGGAATTTTATTTAACCTCCAACCATGGGAGTGCGTACTCTACGCCTCAATTATCACCGTTGTATATAGTTCTTTTGGCGGATTACGAGGTGTTATCTTTACAGACTTTTTACAGTTTATTGTGGCCATGATTGGTTCGGTATGGGCCGCGTACCATATTGTAAACATGAAAGAAATTGGTGGCTTAGATAAACTTCTTGCACATGAGAACGTTGCAGATAAATTAAATTTTCTTCCAGATTTTAGTGATACCAGCTCCCTACTTGTGCTTTTAATTATACCCATTGCTGTACAATGGTGGAGCGTCTGGTATCCTGGCGCAGAGCCAGGAGGTGGAGGTTATATTGCCCAACGTATGCTTTCTGCTAAAGATGAGAAAAATGCCATAGGAGCTACCCTACTCTTTAATGTGGCTCATTACGCTTTAAGACCCTGGCCATGGATTTTAATCGCACTAGCCTCTTTAGTAATGTACCCAGAACTTACAGACATAGGGGATAAATTTCCGAATGCCGTTATGGGGCACGATTTAGGGTATCCAGCCATGCTCGCTGAATTACCCCCAGGACTCTTAGGTATAGTGGTAGCCTCATTAATTGCTGCCTTTATGAGTACTATTTCTACACATCTAAATTGGGGGTCTTCTTATATTTCCCTCGATTTTTACAAACGTTTTATTAAGCCAACCGCTTCAGAGAAAGAATTGGTTGGTATAGGTAGGCTTTCAACAGTAGTACTCATGTTTCTATCTGCCTTGCTAGCATTGGCTTTGAGCAGCGCACTTAGCACTTTTGCCATTTTATTACAAATTGGCGCCGGTACAGGACTCATCTTTATCTTACGTTGGTTTTGGTGGCGCGTGAACGCATATAGTGAAATCACAGGTATGATTGTTTCGTTTGTAATGGCACTATTTTTTGAGTTCACCAATTTCGGATTAGAAGATTATGAAAAATTAGTAATAGGTGTAGCAATTACAACGGTCTCTTGGATTGTTGTTACCTTACTCACGAGACCCACAGACACTAAAACATTGGCTCAATTCTATAATACGGTAACGCCTTATGGTAATGGTTGGAAACCTTTTAAGAAAGTGGCAGCTAATGCTTCCCTCCCACTTAAGAAGACAAACGATGTGTTTACAATAGATCTAGCGTCAATGCTTTTGGGAATTGTCTTTGTTTACACGTCGCTTTTTGCTACGGGTTATGTTATCTACGGAAATATTACGGGTGCAGCCATATTAATTGGTATTGCCATAATTTCTGGCGTTACTATTTTTAGTCTTTGGAAAAAACGGAAGCGCACTTAA
- a CDS encoding RidA family protein, translating to MKKIIHTPDAPAPIGPYNQAVMLGNMLYTSGQIALDPKSGELVIGDIKTETTLVMENMKAVLKAAGMTFENVIKTSIFISDMGNFTAINEVYGSYFNEATAPARETVEVANLPKYVNVEISMIASL from the coding sequence ATGAAAAAAATAATTCACACTCCAGATGCACCGGCACCAATAGGCCCTTATAACCAAGCTGTAATGCTCGGAAATATGCTATATACTTCTGGGCAGATAGCACTAGACCCAAAATCAGGGGAATTAGTTATAGGTGACATCAAAACCGAAACTACCTTAGTCATGGAGAATATGAAAGCCGTTTTAAAAGCCGCAGGTATGACATTCGAGAATGTGATTAAAACTTCTATTTTTATTAGTGATATGGGTAATTTTACCGCTATAAATGAAGTCTACGGAAGCTACTTTAATGAAGCTACGGCTCCTGCTCGAGAAACTGTAGAGGTAGCTAATTTACCTAAATACGTAAATGTGGAAATTTCTATGATTGCATCTTTATAA